A region from the Thermanaeromonas toyohensis ToBE genome encodes:
- the fbp gene encoding fructose-1,6-bisphosphate aldolase/phosphatase: protein MPEKITLTVIKADIGGWVGHSSVHPRLLETAKEVLAGSDLLVDFHVTHVGDDINLIMTHHRGVDSPEIHHLAWNAFLRCTEVAREMKLYGAGQDLLSDAFSGNVRGMGPGVAEMEFEERRSEPVIIFMADKTEPGAWNLPLYKMFADPFNTIGLVIDPKMHQGFRFEVYDLVENKRVVFSLPEEMYDLLVFIGAPGRYCIKAVYSKATGEIAAVSSTQRLNFLAGRYVGKDDPVCIVRCQSGLPAVGEALEPFAHPHLVAGWMRGSHVGPLMPVSVAQSAPTRFDGPPRVVALGFQLANGKLIGPQDLFADVAFDQARRLANEVASYLRQLGPFEPHRLPLEDMEYTTLPEVMARLKHRFTKVAQGVEREVAAAREELGAK from the coding sequence ATGCCAGAGAAAATTACCTTAACGGTGATCAAGGCGGACATTGGAGGGTGGGTAGGCCATTCCAGCGTGCATCCGCGCCTGTTAGAGACAGCAAAGGAAGTCCTCGCTGGAAGTGATCTTCTTGTGGATTTTCATGTTACCCATGTAGGAGATGATATTAACTTAATTATGACCCATCACCGGGGAGTGGATAGCCCGGAGATCCATCACCTGGCTTGGAATGCCTTCTTACGGTGTACCGAAGTTGCCCGGGAAATGAAGCTTTACGGCGCCGGCCAGGATTTGCTTTCCGATGCCTTCTCAGGAAATGTTCGAGGCATGGGACCTGGTGTGGCGGAGATGGAATTTGAAGAGAGAAGAAGCGAACCTGTAATTATCTTTATGGCCGATAAAACAGAACCTGGCGCCTGGAACCTTCCTCTTTATAAAATGTTCGCCGATCCCTTTAATACCATCGGTTTAGTTATAGATCCCAAGATGCACCAGGGCTTCCGCTTTGAAGTCTATGATTTGGTGGAAAATAAGCGTGTGGTCTTCTCCTTACCTGAGGAAATGTATGATCTTTTAGTATTCATAGGCGCACCGGGCCGGTACTGCATTAAAGCTGTTTATTCTAAAGCCACGGGGGAAATTGCGGCTGTTTCCAGCACCCAGAGGCTGAACTTCCTAGCTGGCCGTTATGTGGGGAAAGATGATCCGGTGTGTATTGTGCGCTGCCAGAGCGGGCTACCGGCTGTGGGAGAGGCTTTGGAGCCTTTCGCCCATCCTCACTTAGTGGCGGGTTGGATGCGAGGGTCACATGTAGGCCCTTTGATGCCTGTATCTGTGGCCCAATCTGCACCTACCCGATTTGATGGCCCGCCCCGCGTGGTAGCCCTTGGTTTCCAGCTAGCTAACGGGAAGCTTATAGGGCCACAGGATCTCTTTGCAGATGTGGCTTTCGACCAGGCTCGCAGGCTTGCCAATGAAGTAGCTAGTTACCTCCGCCAGCTAGGGCCCTTTGAGCCCCATCGTCTTCCTTTAGAGGATATGGAGTATACTACTTTACCAGAAGTAATGGCGAGGTTAAAACACCGGTTTACCAAGGTAGCCCAAGGGGTAGAAAGAGAAGTGGCTGCTGCGCGTGAGGAATTGGGCGCGAAGTAA
- the coaD gene encoding pantetheine-phosphate adenylyltransferase: protein MRVAVYPGTFDPITNGHLDVIKRACKLFDRVIVGVARDNYKQTLFSLEERVRLVQEVTRDIPGVEVKAFQGLLVDFVRREGACAVVRGLRAVSDFEYEFQMSIMNKKLAEEVETVFLMTATEYSFLTSSIIRQVAALGGCIRGLVPPAVELALYEKFNLAEKYRV from the coding sequence GTGCGGGTAGCAGTTTATCCGGGCACCTTTGACCCTATTACCAATGGTCACCTGGATGTCATCAAGCGGGCGTGCAAGCTTTTTGACCGAGTTATTGTCGGGGTGGCCAGGGATAACTATAAGCAAACCTTGTTCTCTTTGGAAGAAAGGGTTAGGCTGGTCCAGGAAGTTACGCGGGATATTCCCGGGGTGGAAGTTAAGGCCTTCCAAGGCCTTTTAGTTGATTTTGTACGGCGTGAAGGGGCCTGCGCTGTGGTACGGGGCTTAAGGGCGGTTTCCGATTTTGAATACGAGTTTCAGATGTCTATTATGAATAAAAAGCTGGCCGAGGAAGTGGAAACCGTTTTTCTTATGACAGCCACGGAGTATTCCTTCCTGACCTCCAGTATTATACGCCAGGTGGCTGCCCTGGGTGGGTGCATCAGGGGGTTGGTCCCTCCGGCGGTAGAACTAGCCCTTTACGAGAAATTCAATTTAGCAGAGAAATATAGGGTCTAA
- a CDS encoding aminotransferase class I/II-fold pyridoxal phosphate-dependent enzyme — protein sequence MLDQTRTPIFTALKRYVEEGVLPFHVPGHKQGRALPEFKEYVGERVLAMDLTCMPDLDNICNPRSVIREAEELTAEAYGADHAFFLVNGTTSGIQAMILALCNPGDKIIIPRNAHRSALGGLILSGARPIYIEPEINHDFGISMGVTPEKVERALNEHPDAKAVFIINPNYYGTAPALKEIVEVAHRYNVPVVVDEAHGAHLKFHPALPLSAMEAGADLSAVSAHKLAGSLTQSSFLLARGDRIDPKHLKAVLNISQTTSPSYILLASLDVARKQMALWGRQLLDRTLEIAHFIRQELSGIEGLRVLGEEVIGVPGCHALDPTKITVNVQDLGLSGYEMENILRREYRIQVELSDLYNVLLLISIGDDWEMARQVVKAFKDIASHRPVKNVVRFCPPLPAIPRMSVLPREAFYSQTRSIELEYAEGEISAEAITAYPPGIPLVCPGEVITREIIDYVNLLKKEQADLQGPEDPELKYIRVLKDTVSLLEREAISRAGRA from the coding sequence GTGCTAGACCAGACAAGAACACCCATTTTCACTGCTTTAAAGCGGTACGTTGAAGAGGGAGTTTTGCCTTTCCATGTACCCGGGCACAAACAAGGCCGGGCGTTACCGGAATTTAAGGAATATGTAGGCGAACGGGTCCTGGCCATGGATTTAACTTGTATGCCTGATCTGGATAATATTTGTAACCCCCGGAGCGTTATTCGTGAGGCCGAAGAGTTGACAGCCGAAGCTTATGGTGCTGACCATGCCTTCTTCCTGGTCAATGGTACTACCTCCGGGATCCAGGCCATGATCTTAGCTCTATGTAACCCTGGTGACAAGATTATTATCCCTCGTAATGCTCATCGTTCAGCTCTAGGTGGTCTTATTTTAAGCGGTGCGCGGCCCATTTATATAGAACCGGAGATCAATCACGATTTTGGAATCTCCATGGGTGTAACACCGGAGAAGGTGGAGCGGGCTTTAAATGAACATCCAGATGCTAAGGCAGTCTTTATCATAAACCCCAACTATTACGGTACAGCTCCGGCCCTAAAGGAAATAGTAGAAGTAGCCCACCGGTATAACGTTCCGGTAGTGGTGGATGAAGCCCACGGGGCTCATCTAAAATTTCATCCGGCTTTGCCGTTATCCGCTATGGAGGCGGGAGCGGATCTGTCGGCGGTAAGCGCTCATAAGCTGGCGGGTTCCCTTACCCAGAGCTCGTTTCTCTTAGCGCGGGGCGATAGAATAGATCCTAAGCACCTCAAGGCTGTCCTTAATATTTCCCAAACTACCAGTCCCTCTTATATCCTTTTAGCCTCCCTTGATGTAGCGCGCAAGCAGATGGCTCTTTGGGGCCGCCAGCTTCTAGATCGTACTCTAGAGATCGCCCACTTTATCAGGCAGGAATTATCTGGTATCGAAGGCCTGCGGGTTTTAGGTGAAGAAGTAATTGGGGTGCCCGGTTGCCATGCCCTAGATCCTACCAAGATTACAGTGAACGTGCAGGATCTAGGCCTTTCGGGCTATGAGATGGAAAATATCTTACGTAGAGAATATCGCATCCAGGTGGAGTTATCCGACTTGTACAATGTGCTACTCCTTATCTCCATAGGCGATGATTGGGAGATGGCCAGGCAGGTGGTAAAAGCTTTTAAGGATATTGCCAGCCATCGCCCTGTGAAGAATGTGGTACGCTTCTGTCCTCCCTTACCTGCTATACCCCGTATGTCGGTGTTGCCGCGGGAAGCCTTTTATAGCCAGACCCGCAGTATAGAGCTAGAGTATGCCGAAGGGGAGATTAGCGCCGAAGCTATTACAGCCTATCCCCCGGGGATTCCTTTAGTCTGCCCCGGAGAGGTGATTACGCGGGAGATTATAGATTATGTCAATCTGCTTAAAAAAGAACAGGCCGATCTCCAGGGACCCGAGGATCCCGAACTTAAATATATCCGGGTGTTGAAGGATACGGTGAGCCTCCTAGAAAGGGAGGCGATAAGCCGCGCCGGGCGGGCTTAG
- a CDS encoding uracil-xanthine permease family protein, whose protein sequence is MQIDIVSLMGRQDTLQGKSGLWLYALQWVVFHLGVIISVPVIAGSALGMSAWEIARLSQITFFLTGLASLIQVKFGHGVLLVEGPAAPWWAAYILLASMAAGTGKSLVQVRTNIEGAMIVVGVILAIMAWARLITRWRSLFTPRITGVLLTVLGLQIGGVGVKGIISGGIKLFGIGLLVLIMVVYLTLNGRGMLKQGAIVVGVAFGWVLSLVTGSSSFPRIKDVGLISLPSLFPWGRPTFDFGTLFSLSLLGILLIPNVIGSISAWEAATGDRLSANKYDRGLAASGVVNIMSGLGGGVGTIPFAISAGLISVTGNASSPPFILACLMFIAMGLFPPLGRLIGSIPQPVVAAVLLVSGSSLAVIGLKDMLREEIAIRESYIIGLSLLLGIGVMLLPSSYWAKVPAWAAGALSNGVIVGTLTSILLEHVILRRKRQHQLTQKKG, encoded by the coding sequence GTGCAGATTGATATAGTGAGCTTGATGGGGAGGCAGGATACTTTGCAGGGAAAATCAGGCCTTTGGCTTTACGCCCTCCAGTGGGTTGTTTTTCACCTAGGAGTCATTATTTCAGTTCCCGTCATCGCGGGGAGCGCCCTGGGAATGAGTGCTTGGGAAATAGCTAGATTAAGTCAAATAACCTTTTTTCTAACCGGCTTGGCTAGTTTAATTCAGGTCAAGTTTGGCCACGGAGTATTGTTAGTGGAAGGGCCGGCAGCTCCTTGGTGGGCTGCCTATATACTTTTGGCTAGTATGGCGGCCGGGACGGGTAAGTCTCTGGTACAGGTCCGGACTAACATCGAAGGGGCCATGATCGTTGTGGGGGTTATTCTGGCTATAATGGCATGGGCCAGGCTAATCACCAGGTGGCGGTCCCTTTTTACACCACGCATTACAGGAGTACTCCTTACAGTATTAGGATTACAGATTGGGGGCGTAGGGGTTAAAGGTATTATTAGTGGGGGAATAAAGCTTTTTGGTATTGGCCTCTTGGTTCTGATAATGGTGGTTTATCTCACCCTGAACGGTAGAGGGATGTTAAAGCAAGGGGCCATTGTAGTAGGTGTTGCCTTTGGGTGGGTATTGAGCTTAGTAACCGGCTCCTCATCCTTCCCCAGGATAAAAGATGTGGGCTTGATTTCGTTGCCCTCTCTTTTCCCTTGGGGTAGGCCTACCTTTGATTTTGGAACCCTATTTTCCTTAAGTTTACTGGGTATATTGCTGATACCTAATGTAATAGGTAGTATTTCAGCCTGGGAAGCCGCTACAGGCGATAGATTGTCCGCCAATAAATATGACAGGGGGCTAGCAGCCAGTGGGGTGGTTAATATAATGAGCGGACTCGGGGGCGGAGTGGGAACTATTCCCTTTGCTATTTCTGCTGGACTTATTTCCGTTACGGGGAACGCATCTTCCCCACCTTTTATACTGGCCTGCCTAATGTTTATTGCTATGGGATTATTTCCCCCTTTAGGGAGGCTTATTGGGAGCATTCCCCAACCGGTAGTTGCTGCAGTATTGCTGGTATCAGGCAGTTCCCTAGCGGTGATTGGGCTAAAGGATATGTTACGGGAGGAAATTGCCATAAGGGAAAGCTATATAATAGGCTTAAGCCTCCTTTTAGGGATAGGAGTAATGCTTTTACCTTCGTCATATTGGGCAAAGGTGCCTGCTTGGGCCGCAGGGGCTTTGAGCAATGGTGTCATTGTGGGGACGTTAACCAGTATCTTGCTAGAACACGTAATCCTTAGGAGAAAACGCCAGCACCAATTAACCCAGAAGAAAGGTTAG
- a CDS encoding acyl-CoA dehydratase activase, translating to MEVEDLECFLGIDVGSVSSKIVALSPEKEILFETYLRTHGGPIEALQTGFKELQDALPDAQVLAVGTTGSGRHLAAAMVGADTIKNEITAHAVAAREVHPEARTVIDIGGQDSKIIYLKDGVSRGFNMNTVCAAGTGSFLDHQAARLNVPIEKFGELALKSKSPVRIAGRCGVFAESDLISKQQMGYSKEDLIAGLCLALARNYLTNVARGREIKPVVLFQGGVAANVGLRAAFEALLGLPIVVPPHFRVMGALGAALLARERWLKYRMPTKFRGIAAIASFKCTPRSFICNDCANTCEISELYVHGELVGRWGSRCGKWANLSLSSADREDQREKLTLLRPGA from the coding sequence ATGGAGGTGGAAGATTTGGAGTGCTTCTTGGGTATTGATGTGGGTAGCGTAAGTAGTAAGATAGTGGCCTTAAGCCCGGAAAAGGAGATCCTTTTTGAAACTTATCTTCGAACCCACGGTGGCCCCATTGAGGCTTTGCAGACGGGTTTTAAAGAACTTCAGGATGCACTCCCCGATGCCCAGGTACTAGCTGTAGGTACCACGGGGTCTGGACGCCATTTGGCCGCGGCCATGGTGGGGGCGGATACTATAAAGAATGAAATTACTGCCCATGCAGTGGCGGCGCGAGAAGTTCATCCTGAGGCTAGGACAGTGATCGATATTGGGGGACAGGATTCTAAGATTATATACCTTAAGGACGGGGTATCTCGCGGGTTTAACATGAATACTGTGTGTGCAGCGGGGACAGGCTCTTTTCTGGATCATCAGGCAGCACGGTTAAATGTACCCATCGAAAAATTCGGGGAACTAGCTTTAAAATCTAAAAGCCCTGTACGCATTGCGGGACGCTGCGGGGTCTTTGCGGAGTCTGACCTTATCAGTAAACAGCAGATGGGGTATAGCAAAGAGGATTTAATCGCTGGACTCTGTTTAGCCTTAGCCCGCAATTACCTTACCAATGTGGCCCGCGGTAGAGAAATAAAACCTGTGGTTCTTTTCCAAGGCGGCGTGGCGGCCAACGTGGGCTTAAGAGCAGCCTTCGAGGCTCTTCTAGGTTTACCCATAGTTGTTCCCCCCCATTTTCGCGTGATGGGTGCCCTGGGAGCAGCACTACTTGCGCGGGAGAGGTGGCTAAAATACCGGATGCCCACTAAGTTCCGGGGCATCGCTGCCATAGCTAGTTTCAAGTGCACCCCGCGGAGCTTCATTTGCAACGATTGCGCTAACACCTGTGAAATAAGCGAACTTTATGTCCATGGAGAGCTTGTGGGCCGGTGGGGCAGCCGATGTGGTAAGTGGGCTAACTTAAGCCTTTCTTCCGCTGATCGTGAAGATCAAAGGGAAAAGTTGACCCTTTTACGCCCCGGTGCTTAA
- a CDS encoding DUF72 domain-containing protein, with the protein MAKLFLGTSGFNYPHWRGRFYPLELPSKDWLKFYASYFPTVELNVTFYRLPRPTTFGNWYEQTPEDFTFALKGHRQITHYKRLKETETELEKFFHHVSHLQHKLGIILWQLPPGLKADTKLLADFIAALQAHPLASQVRHSFEFRHATWFSPQVYSLLSLAGCALCLADSPRWPKVEEITASFVYIRFHGSQKLYASSYTREELKEWAKKIKHWLEQNLDVYAYFNNDAQGYALANARDLLDLLA; encoded by the coding sequence GTGGCCAAGCTTTTCCTTGGAACCAGCGGATTTAACTATCCCCATTGGCGGGGCCGGTTTTATCCTCTAGAACTGCCAAGCAAAGATTGGCTTAAATTTTATGCCTCCTATTTTCCTACTGTTGAGCTCAACGTAACTTTTTACCGCCTACCCCGGCCCACCACCTTTGGTAACTGGTACGAACAAACTCCAGAAGATTTTACCTTCGCTTTAAAGGGCCACCGCCAGATAACCCATTACAAGCGCCTTAAAGAAACGGAAACTGAGCTTGAAAAATTCTTTCATCATGTATCCCACTTGCAGCATAAACTAGGGATCATCTTGTGGCAGTTACCTCCTGGCCTTAAAGCAGACACAAAGCTACTAGCGGATTTTATCGCCGCCCTTCAAGCTCACCCCCTGGCTAGTCAAGTACGTCACTCCTTTGAATTCCGCCATGCAACCTGGTTCTCTCCTCAAGTTTACTCCCTTTTATCTTTAGCGGGGTGTGCCCTCTGTCTGGCGGACAGCCCTCGCTGGCCTAAGGTTGAGGAAATTACAGCAAGCTTTGTATACATACGCTTCCACGGAAGCCAGAAGCTGTACGCTTCCTCTTACACCCGAGAAGAGCTGAAGGAATGGGCTAAAAAAATAAAGCATTGGCTAGAACAGAACCTGGACGTCTATGCTTACTTTAATAATGACGCCCAAGGATATGCCCTCGCCAATGCTAGGGATCTATTAGATCTACTAGCCTAA
- a CDS encoding tripartite tricarboxylate transporter permease, which produces MSLLSALEIALTPYNLFACFIGVVVGTLTGVLPGLGPAAAMALLLPLTVKMGPTAGLIMLAGIYYGAMYGGSTTSILVNVPGEPASVVTCIEGYKMARKGRAGAALAVSAIGSFIAGTLGIILLQLFAPPLAKAALAFGPAEFFALTVVGIILLSNLSGKGGIKAFLMIALGLLLSTVGLDPLGGVNRFTFNQALAGTGLSFIALAAGLFGVGEILWLASQPEEKTELVTKVRLRDLYPTREEIKRSLPPILRGSFLGFLIGLIPGPSATIASFASYSLEKSISKHKEEFGNGAIEGVAGPESANNAACAGAMVPLLSLGIPFSPAIAVLLSGMLLVGVTPGPLFLRDHPTAFWGVIGSMYIGNIMLLILNLPLVGIWASITRIPSKYLMPIVLLFCIVGAYADNNNIFDVWVMLGAGVVGYLMRKYEYDPAPLLIGLVMGPIMERSLRQALIMGRGNPMIFVSSPLSLVMYGIALAIVIFMLVKKPRVISAD; this is translated from the coding sequence ATGTCCCTTCTTTCTGCCTTAGAAATAGCCCTTACTCCTTATAACCTCTTTGCTTGCTTTATAGGAGTAGTAGTAGGAACATTGACAGGAGTTTTACCGGGCTTGGGCCCTGCTGCAGCTATGGCTCTGCTTTTACCTTTAACTGTAAAGATGGGACCTACAGCAGGTTTGATCATGCTAGCAGGAATCTATTATGGGGCTATGTACGGTGGTTCCACTACCTCTATTCTGGTCAATGTACCAGGAGAGCCGGCCAGTGTAGTTACTTGTATAGAAGGCTACAAGATGGCTAGAAAAGGAAGGGCCGGTGCAGCCTTAGCTGTCAGTGCTATAGGTTCCTTTATAGCTGGAACCCTGGGGATAATCTTATTGCAGCTCTTCGCTCCCCCTCTGGCTAAAGCAGCCCTAGCCTTTGGGCCGGCTGAATTTTTTGCCTTAACTGTAGTAGGTATTATTTTGCTTTCCAATCTTTCAGGCAAAGGTGGTATAAAAGCATTCTTGATGATAGCCTTGGGACTTTTGCTTTCTACTGTGGGACTGGATCCCTTGGGCGGGGTGAACAGGTTTACCTTTAACCAGGCTTTGGCAGGTACTGGCTTAAGTTTTATTGCCCTAGCTGCGGGTTTATTTGGAGTGGGCGAAATTTTATGGTTAGCCAGCCAGCCAGAAGAAAAGACGGAACTTGTCACTAAGGTACGCTTACGAGATCTTTATCCTACTAGGGAGGAAATAAAGAGGTCTCTACCTCCTATACTTCGAGGGAGTTTCCTTGGATTTTTAATCGGCCTTATTCCAGGCCCAAGTGCGACCATTGCCTCTTTTGCTTCTTATAGCTTAGAAAAAAGCATTTCTAAGCATAAAGAGGAGTTCGGTAACGGGGCCATCGAAGGCGTGGCTGGCCCGGAATCGGCTAACAATGCTGCCTGCGCGGGAGCCATGGTACCTTTGCTTTCCCTTGGAATACCTTTTTCCCCTGCCATTGCTGTTCTTTTAAGTGGTATGCTCTTGGTGGGAGTTACACCTGGCCCCCTTTTCTTGCGTGATCATCCCACCGCTTTCTGGGGAGTAATTGGCAGCATGTATATTGGTAATATAATGTTGTTAATTTTAAACTTACCACTGGTAGGAATATGGGCCAGCATCACTCGTATTCCTTCCAAATACTTGATGCCTATCGTGTTACTATTCTGCATTGTGGGGGCCTATGCTGACAACAACAATATATTTGATGTATGGGTAATGCTTGGGGCTGGAGTAGTGGGATATTTGATGCGGAAATATGAATACGATCCTGCTCCCCTCCTCATCGGCTTGGTAATGGGGCCCATAATGGAGCGTTCTTTGCGCCAGGCCTTAATTATGGGCCGGGGAAATCCCATGATCTTTGTGTCCTCACCCCTTTCCCTCGTTATGTATGGGATAGCTTTGGCTATCGTTATTTTCATGCTAGTTAAAAAGCCCAGGGTTATAAGTGCAGATTGA
- a CDS encoding acyl-CoA dehydratase activase-related protein yields the protein MPLRVGIPRGLSYYYLFPFMQGFLEALGVRIVVSPPSDGRTLADMVCCPTDEPCVSVKLYFAHAKRLLEKGVDYLFVPVLSSVDKDNYCCPKLIGIADMLKNGLGLKRNQILTPEWNEREKPGFWEESLKEVAACLGASIEKAEEAIRAGKERQAFFERLTRQGLTVVEAYAQITGQGGGPRRRFDPAAEYDPSQVIGVLGHPYVLYDIVGHNLVDRLREYGRVWTAEMVPQEEISKEVGTLFEGNRMWAFEARLLGAGFYLLRRGLVNKLILMEAFSCGPASVLEAFLEAEAEARGIPFLRLTVDEHTGEAGFVTRLEAFLDTSAGEPWMSPLGSQASPGARSDSLVLNGELAKVSESQRLPVSHIPALRREELKVGAPGMGLLDIALESALAECGVEMIPTPPISKTIVELGKELAPEFICYPLVTTLGQMRAVLEKGANTIIMVGGKGRCRLGWYAQLQELLLKSKGYDFRLVIIDSPVPLKTRWKTFRQALREATGNAPLWKIAKGLYLGYHKMAALDRGEAWVRRKRAYEKIRGAADRVWRRFVRQIKEAGYVGQVKRAEKELWEELQAIPEEEIIPLRVKIIGEIYTVLESFVNQEIERFLASRADLRVEVVRNLTATQWFDLHVLNKQEARQHHQRVISAARPYLSVPVGGHGQESVGELVLAKEEGFDGVIHLLPFTCMPETVAQNIMVPLSEKLDLPLLSLIINEQTGTAGWETRLEAFLEVLAERREEGLSYGGGRFGVLLGY from the coding sequence GTGCCTTTACGGGTGGGTATCCCACGGGGATTGTCGTATTATTATCTTTTTCCTTTTATGCAGGGTTTCCTGGAAGCCTTGGGGGTAAGAATAGTAGTATCTCCTCCTAGCGACGGGCGGACCTTAGCCGATATGGTTTGCTGCCCTACAGATGAACCCTGTGTATCGGTAAAGCTCTATTTTGCCCATGCTAAGAGGCTCTTGGAAAAAGGAGTAGATTACCTGTTTGTCCCCGTTCTTTCTAGTGTAGATAAGGACAACTATTGTTGCCCCAAACTTATTGGGATAGCAGACATGCTAAAGAATGGGCTTGGTCTAAAGAGGAACCAGATTTTAACCCCTGAGTGGAACGAGAGGGAAAAACCTGGGTTTTGGGAAGAAAGCCTCAAAGAAGTGGCGGCTTGTTTAGGGGCAAGTATAGAGAAGGCGGAGGAAGCTATAAGGGCGGGAAAAGAAAGGCAAGCTTTCTTTGAAAGGTTAACCCGCCAGGGTCTCACTGTGGTAGAGGCTTACGCACAAATAACGGGTCAGGGTGGGGGGCCACGGCGCCGTTTTGACCCTGCGGCCGAGTATGATCCTTCCCAGGTTATAGGAGTATTAGGTCACCCCTATGTCCTTTATGATATAGTGGGACATAACCTAGTTGACCGGTTGCGCGAGTATGGGCGAGTTTGGACAGCCGAGATGGTCCCGCAAGAAGAGATCTCAAAGGAAGTGGGGACCCTTTTTGAAGGGAACAGGATGTGGGCCTTTGAGGCCCGGCTGTTAGGGGCAGGGTTTTACTTGTTACGGCGGGGTTTGGTAAATAAACTTATCCTAATGGAAGCCTTTTCTTGTGGCCCTGCCTCTGTACTGGAAGCCTTTCTAGAAGCTGAGGCTGAAGCTAGAGGTATACCTTTTTTGCGTCTTACAGTGGACGAGCATACTGGAGAAGCCGGCTTCGTTACCCGGTTGGAAGCTTTCCTGGACACCAGCGCCGGAGAGCCCTGGATGTCTCCTTTAGGATCACAAGCATCTCCTGGAGCAAGGTCAGATTCTTTAGTGTTGAATGGCGAGCTAGCTAAGGTTAGCGAGAGCCAGCGGTTACCAGTTTCGCACATCCCTGCCTTAAGGAGGGAAGAACTTAAGGTAGGGGCCCCGGGGATGGGGCTTTTGGATATCGCCTTGGAATCTGCCTTGGCTGAGTGCGGGGTTGAGATGATACCTACACCTCCCATAAGTAAAACCATTGTGGAGCTAGGGAAGGAACTGGCTCCTGAGTTTATCTGTTATCCCTTGGTTACCACCCTAGGCCAGATGCGAGCTGTTTTGGAAAAAGGCGCTAATACCATTATCATGGTGGGTGGTAAGGGAAGATGTCGCCTTGGTTGGTATGCCCAGCTCCAGGAACTCCTCCTTAAGAGTAAAGGATACGACTTCCGGTTAGTGATTATAGATTCCCCGGTACCTTTAAAAACCCGTTGGAAAACCTTCCGCCAGGCTTTGCGGGAAGCTACAGGTAACGCACCTTTATGGAAGATAGCGAAAGGCTTATACTTAGGTTATCATAAGATGGCTGCCTTGGACCGGGGTGAGGCTTGGGTCCGGCGGAAAAGGGCTTATGAAAAAATTAGAGGGGCAGCCGATAGGGTATGGAGGAGATTTGTACGGCAGATCAAGGAGGCGGGTTATGTTGGGCAGGTTAAAAGGGCAGAAAAAGAATTGTGGGAGGAGTTGCAAGCTATACCGGAAGAAGAGATTATCCCTTTGCGGGTAAAGATTATAGGGGAGATTTATACAGTTTTAGAGAGTTTTGTTAATCAAGAAATCGAGCGTTTCTTAGCTTCGCGAGCCGACTTAAGGGTAGAAGTAGTACGTAATTTGACGGCTACCCAATGGTTTGATCTCCATGTACTAAATAAGCAGGAAGCTCGTCAACACCACCAGCGGGTCATATCTGCTGCTAGGCCTTATTTAAGCGTTCCTGTAGGAGGTCATGGCCAAGAAAGCGTAGGCGAGCTAGTGCTGGCTAAAGAGGAAGGCTTTGATGGAGTGATACATCTTTTGCCTTTTACCTGTATGCCCGAAACAGTAGCCCAGAATATAATGGTGCCCTTAAGCGAGAAACTAGATTTACCCTTGCTTTCTCTGATAATCAACGAGCAGACAGGAACAGCAGGTTGGGAGACGCGGCTGGAAGCTTTCTTAGAGGTTCTGGCCGAAAGACGAGAAGAGGGCTTAAGCTATGGAGGTGGAAGATTTGGAGTGCTTCTTGGGTATTGA